Proteins co-encoded in one Borreliella andersonii genomic window:
- the celB gene encoding PTS cellobiose transporter subunit IIC yields the protein MNFQNFIETTLVPIASKIGSNRYLIALRDGFTFSMPFLIVGSFILLLVNLPFTDSQTLLYQQWYVDLMAKYKGNLVQPFYVSMGIMSIFVVFGIGYNLSNHYKLSGITGGFLSLYTFLILAGQSDWIPYGGDVTKWGVQPNSWFPVIDARYFSAQGVFTAIIAAIFSVEVYKFLVQKNMAIKLPESVPPAVLKSFEALVPVIVLSIVAQSVNIAIQSSVGSLFPEIIMSMFRPVLHISDTLVGTLTISFIVHTLWFCGLHGTNVIVALLNPIILSNLDSNIRALSDNLPLPHILAGGFLDSFIYIGGAGATLGLAIAMMLSKSQHLKAIGKLSFVPGIFNINEPIMFGAPIVLNPILGIPFLLIPVFNIIVAYTLTNFGIIERVRTLVPWTTPAPIAAFFSTGLDIKSFVLVLLLLVISVFMYLPFIKAYDKVLLLREKE from the coding sequence ATGAATTTTCAAAATTTTATTGAAACTACTTTAGTTCCTATTGCTAGTAAAATAGGTTCAAATAGATATTTAATTGCTTTAAGAGATGGTTTTACTTTTTCTATGCCCTTTTTGATAGTTGGTTCTTTTATTTTACTTTTAGTTAATTTGCCTTTTACAGATTCTCAAACATTGTTATACCAACAGTGGTATGTTGATTTAATGGCTAAATATAAAGGAAATCTTGTTCAGCCATTTTATGTAAGTATGGGTATTATGTCTATATTTGTTGTTTTTGGTATTGGATATAATTTATCTAATCACTATAAACTTAGTGGAATTACAGGAGGATTTTTATCTCTTTATACATTTTTAATTTTAGCTGGGCAATCAGATTGGATACCTTACGGTGGAGATGTTACTAAATGGGGAGTTCAGCCTAATTCATGGTTTCCTGTAATTGACGCAAGATATTTTAGTGCTCAAGGAGTATTTACGGCTATTATTGCTGCTATTTTTTCTGTTGAAGTTTATAAATTTTTAGTTCAAAAGAATATGGCAATTAAGTTACCAGAGTCTGTTCCACCTGCTGTTTTAAAATCTTTTGAAGCTTTAGTTCCTGTTATTGTACTTTCAATTGTAGCTCAAAGTGTTAATATTGCCATTCAAAGTTCTGTGGGAAGCCTTTTCCCTGAAATAATTATGAGTATGTTTCGACCTGTTTTGCATATTAGCGATACTTTGGTTGGGACTTTAACAATTTCTTTTATTGTTCATACATTATGGTTTTGTGGACTTCATGGTACTAATGTTATTGTTGCTTTGCTTAATCCTATAATTTTGTCAAATCTTGACTCTAATATTAGGGCTCTTTCTGACAATCTTCCACTTCCTCATATTTTAGCAGGGGGATTTCTTGATTCATTTATATATATTGGTGGTGCTGGTGCAACTTTAGGGCTTGCTATTGCTATGATGCTTAGTAAATCTCAACATTTAAAGGCCATAGGTAAACTTTCATTTGTTCCCGGGATTTTTAATATTAATGAGCCTATTATGTTTGGGGCACCAATAGTTTTAAATCCTATATTAGGCATTCCTTTTTTACTTATTCCTGTATTTAATATAATTGTTGCATATACTCTTACTAATTTTGGAATTATTGAAAGGGTCAGAACTCTGGTTCCATGGACAACGCCTGCTCCTATTGCAGCTTTTTTTTCTACAGGGCTTGATATTAAATCGTTTGTTCTAGTTTTATTATTATTGGTTATTTCGGTATTTATGTATTTGCCCTTTATCAAAGCGTATGATAAGGTTTTACTTTTACGTGAAAAAGAATAA
- a CDS encoding PTS lactose/cellobiose transporter subunit IIA encodes MNNKTYSIEELIDKISMPVVAYSGEAKSLLREALEYAKNKEYDKAELTIQESKKSIAKAHEAHREIIHQSATNPNSVKTPFILIHAEDHLMSAISELSIFEELINVYKIINEIKN; translated from the coding sequence ATGAATAACAAAACATATAGCATAGAAGAATTGATCGATAAAATAAGTATGCCTGTCGTTGCTTACTCTGGTGAGGCTAAAAGCCTTCTAAGAGAAGCTTTGGAATATGCCAAAAACAAAGAATATGACAAAGCAGAGCTTACTATACAAGAAAGTAAAAAATCTATTGCAAAGGCCCATGAAGCACACAGAGAAATAATACATCAATCGGCCACTAATCCAAACTCTGTTAAAACGCCTTTTATTTTAATTCATGCTGAAGATCATTTAATGTCTGCTATTTCAGAATTAAGCATTTTTGAAGAATTAATCAATGTTTATAAAATAATAAATGAAATAAAAAACTAG
- a CDS encoding PTS sugar transporter subunit IIB: protein MNILLVCGAGMSTSMLVQRIEKYAKAKNINAKIEAIPETRLSEVVDRFDVVLLAPQSRFNKKRLEEITKPKGIPIEIINTIDYGTMNGEKVLQLAINAFNNKSSV, encoded by the coding sequence ATGAACATACTACTTGTATGTGGAGCTGGAATGTCCACAAGTATGCTGGTACAAAGAATTGAAAAATATGCCAAAGCAAAAAATATAAATGCTAAAATTGAAGCTATCCCTGAGACACGACTTAGTGAAGTTGTTGATCGCTTTGACGTTGTTTTACTTGCACCACAGTCAAGATTTAATAAAAAAAGACTTGAAGAAATCACAAAACCTAAAGGAATTCCAATCGAAATAATTAACACAATCGATTATGGAACAATGAATGGCGAAAAAGTATTACAACTTGCAATTAATGCATTCAACAATAAAAGTTCTGTTTAA
- a CDS encoding alpha3-beta1 integrin-binding protein, producing MKEIGISIYPNVSSKNKIIEYLEKSAHFGFTQVFTSLLYINGNEFDIFKELLNIANKNGMKPIIDVSPKIFKALKIDLSNLKNCPKLDYFKKLGAWAIRLDNTFTGIEESLMTFNDSDLKIQLNISNINKHIDTIMHFKPNIKNLLGCHNFYPHKYTGLSRNFFKETTKIFKHYSIPTAAFISSNNAEECARGKEKEGVPTLESHRFKDIEIQAKDLFKEGIDTVLISNCFPSETELKKVSKVNRNILELKADLNPNATSVEKEIILENLHFNRGDINSYRIRSTMPRVYYNNEKFPVHSPNEIKKGDILIDSSKYLGYAGELQIALKDTPNNGLVNVVGKIINDEIYLLEKIEPWEKFKIIENK from the coding sequence ATGAAAGAAATTGGAATATCCATATACCCTAATGTAAGCTCTAAAAATAAAATTATTGAATATCTTGAAAAAAGTGCCCATTTTGGATTTACTCAAGTATTTACCTCCTTACTCTATATTAACGGAAATGAATTTGACATATTCAAAGAATTACTAAACATTGCGAATAAAAACGGAATGAAACCTATTATTGATGTAAGTCCTAAAATTTTCAAAGCATTGAAAATCGACCTTTCAAATCTTAAAAATTGTCCAAAACTAGATTATTTTAAAAAACTTGGTGCCTGGGCAATTAGATTAGACAATACATTCACAGGCATTGAAGAATCATTAATGACTTTTAACGACTCTGACCTTAAGATCCAACTTAATATAAGTAATATAAATAAACACATTGATACAATAATGCATTTTAAGCCGAATATAAAAAATTTACTTGGGTGTCATAATTTTTATCCTCACAAATATACAGGACTTTCAAGAAATTTCTTTAAAGAAACAACAAAAATATTCAAACATTATTCAATCCCAACAGCCGCATTTATTAGTTCTAATAATGCAGAAGAATGTGCAAGAGGGAAAGAAAAAGAAGGTGTTCCTACACTAGAATCACACAGATTTAAAGATATAGAAATCCAAGCAAAAGATCTTTTCAAAGAAGGAATAGATACAGTCCTAATTTCTAATTGTTTTCCAAGTGAAACAGAACTAAAAAAAGTATCAAAGGTAAACAGAAATATTTTAGAGCTCAAAGCAGACCTAAATCCAAATGCAACTTCAGTAGAAAAAGAAATAATCCTTGAAAATTTACATTTTAATAGAGGCGATATTAATTCCTATAGAATTCGATCAACTATGCCAAGAGTGTACTACAATAATGAAAAATTTCCTGTACATTCCCCAAATGAAATTAAAAAAGGAGACATCCTAATAGACTCTTCAAAATACTTAGGTTATGCAGGAGAACTTCAAATAGCACTAAAAGATACCCCAAATAATGGCCTTGTAAACGTAGTTGGGAAAATAATCAATGACGAAATATATCTGCTTGAAAAAATAGAACCTTGGGAAAAATTCAAAATAATAGAAAATAAATAA
- a CDS encoding plasmid maintenance protein: MYQIKPTKMPFNKVVDRRLKIFWVIQKLSANYFISKKKYSLSNVVAMTNSILEKKGFKKVTKRTIQNDIKIFETLGLIKSHFNPLGKNNGSFTYYTINKALEKLAKKIISTAYFIDKKTRHEKSKKTQLIKIRRIEESQKYKISHQITSHVLSDNISKNYKNSNYRFKKKKQNLKQTINFLEKKIKKTLKSINLEEIKKITENNVTYKNSLWNLKDFIEELYEYEEKKIIKFFKKALKKKKKKVWFMAKKFKNTDFDKLIKEFKIKNEIKKKRNLENETQIHKSNNIKNAIVLMKTLIKNKNIMKKLQNKTKVT, translated from the coding sequence ATGTATCAAATAAAACCTACCAAGATGCCTTTTAATAAAGTAGTAGATCGAAGATTGAAAATATTTTGGGTCATTCAAAAACTAAGTGCCAATTACTTCATATCTAAAAAAAAATATTCTTTAAGCAATGTTGTGGCAATGACAAATTCTATATTGGAAAAAAAAGGATTCAAAAAGGTTACTAAAAGAACGATACAAAATGACATAAAAATTTTTGAAACTTTGGGATTAATTAAAAGTCATTTCAATCCGCTTGGAAAAAACAACGGAAGTTTTACTTACTATACCATAAATAAAGCCCTTGAAAAATTAGCTAAAAAAATTATCAGTACAGCATATTTTATTGATAAAAAAACAAGACATGAAAAATCAAAAAAAACACAACTAATAAAAATCAGAAGAATAGAAGAATCTCAAAAATATAAAATTTCACATCAAATAACTTCACATGTTTTAAGTGATAATATAAGTAAAAATTATAAGAATTCTAATTATCGTTTTAAGAAAAAAAAACAAAATCTAAAACAAACTATAAACTTCTTAGAAAAAAAAATAAAAAAAACCCTGAAATCAATAAACCTAGAGGAGATAAAAAAAATAACAGAAAACAACGTAACTTATAAGAATTCACTATGGAACTTGAAGGATTTCATAGAAGAATTATACGAATATGAAGAGAAAAAAATCATAAAATTTTTCAAAAAAGCCCTAAAAAAAAAGAAAAAAAAAGTATGGTTTATGGCAAAAAAATTTAAAAACACAGACTTTGATAAACTGATAAAAGAATTTAAAATTAAAAACGAAATAAAAAAAAAGAGAAATTTGGAAAACGAAACTCAAATCCATAAATCAAATAATATAAAAAATGCTATTGTATTAATGAAAACTCTAATCAAAAACAAAAATATAATGAAAAAATTGCAAAACAAAACAAAAGTAACATAA
- a CDS encoding DUF226 domain-containing protein produces MKNKETKKNFFKKIEKLENKIVYHTKIFDMINNFEAKPKKGKFWLCLRSVFNNKKYESFHLFSVKENDKFLGIFYGFINLPKSFIINYSEKGTKKTIKLKKIFYMEFKFKKGSVFCYLKSLYILTKIKNKSKVFYKSLLERTLKIEEEIYKFYDKKYENNKGILNWIKKTQK; encoded by the coding sequence ATGAAAAATAAAGAAACAAAAAAAAATTTTTTTAAAAAAATTGAAAAATTAGAAAACAAAATTGTTTATCACACAAAAATCTTTGACATGATAAACAACTTTGAAGCAAAACCAAAAAAAGGAAAATTCTGGTTATGTTTAAGAAGCGTATTTAACAATAAAAAATACGAAAGTTTTCATTTATTCTCAGTAAAGGAGAATGATAAATTTTTAGGAATTTTTTATGGTTTTATAAATCTTCCAAAATCATTTATTATAAATTATTCAGAAAAAGGAACAAAAAAAACCATAAAATTAAAAAAAATATTTTACATGGAATTCAAATTTAAAAAAGGAAGCGTTTTTTGCTACTTAAAAAGTTTATATATACTAACCAAGATTAAAAACAAAAGTAAAGTATTTTACAAATCTCTTTTAGAAAGAACTTTAAAAATTGAAGAAGAAATATATAAATTTTATGATAAAAAATACGAGAATAACAAAGGAATATTAAATTGGATAAAAAAAACCCAAAAATAA
- a CDS encoding ParA family protein → MDKKNPKIITIASIKGGVGKSTTSLMFTNILSKKNSKILLIDLDPQASTTSFYINILRKKNINPKNINIYKVLKKEIDIENSTIKINNNTDFIASHINLSKFNEENISLKENLLKIFLSFIQNKYDFIIMDTAPTLGSLLNNSLIITDYLVIPLPTDQWAIESLDLITSRLHDLFRKDLPVYYLITKFIERQNIDKELKKFIECEYKGRFLGSVPKRDNLRKTIFYREEFNSNEDYYKAYESILENFLSILSK, encoded by the coding sequence TTGGATAAAAAAAACCCAAAAATAATAACAATTGCATCAATAAAAGGAGGAGTGGGAAAAAGTACAACATCACTAATGTTTACAAATATACTCTCAAAAAAAAATAGCAAAATACTATTAATAGATTTAGATCCACAAGCAAGCACTACAAGTTTTTATATCAATATCCTAAGAAAAAAAAATATTAATCCAAAAAATATTAATATATATAAAGTTCTTAAAAAAGAAATAGATATAGAAAATTCGACAATTAAAATAAACAACAATACAGATTTCATAGCAAGTCACATAAACTTGAGCAAATTTAATGAAGAAAATATTTCATTAAAAGAAAACTTACTTAAAATTTTTTTAAGCTTTATTCAAAACAAATACGACTTCATTATAATGGATACTGCACCTACATTAGGAAGTTTACTTAATAATAGTTTAATCATCACAGATTATTTAGTTATACCTTTACCAACAGATCAATGGGCAATTGAAAGTTTAGATCTGATAACTAGTAGACTTCACGATCTTTTTAGAAAAGATTTACCAGTGTATTACTTAATAACCAAGTTTATTGAAAGACAAAATATAGATAAGGAACTTAAAAAGTTTATCGAATGTGAATACAAAGGCAGGTTTTTAGGAAGCGTTCCAAAAAGAGACAATCTACGTAAAACAATTTTTTACAGAGAAGAATTTAATTCTAACGAGGATTATTACAAAGCTTATGAAAGTATACTTGAAAACTTTTTAAGTATACTTTCAAAGTAG
- a CDS encoding chromosome replication/partitioning protein yields the protein MKLNKKIEIVKRFEINGNEIKKNRESRYLKLKEKLKILIKEEFYNKIETARILKEINDNKYYAIDKYKSFGHFIKDYKMAKTTVYRYIKLATGIDNGKISYELILKKGIHQAIKFLENNGIMTNSKSILKSSIKIKIEDEKSFDFYKSNINFVNFLLKELYYNNKELLMNIKNKYNNLKNKK from the coding sequence ATGAAATTGAATAAAAAAATAGAAATTGTTAAAAGATTTGAAATTAATGGAAATGAAATAAAAAAAAATAGAGAATCTAGATACCTGAAACTAAAAGAAAAACTGAAAATCTTAATAAAAGAGGAATTTTACAATAAAATTGAAACAGCTCGTATTTTAAAAGAAATTAATGATAATAAGTATTATGCTATAGACAAATATAAAAGTTTTGGCCATTTTATAAAAGATTATAAAATGGCCAAAACTACTGTTTATAGATATATTAAACTTGCAACAGGGATTGACAATGGTAAAATCAGCTACGAATTAATTTTAAAAAAAGGAATACATCAAGCTATAAAATTTTTAGAAAACAATGGAATTATGACCAATTCAAAAAGCATACTAAAAAGTTCAATTAAGATAAAAATCGAAGACGAAAAAAGCTTTGATTTTTATAAATCAAATATAAACTTTGTAAATTTCTTATTAAAGGAGCTATATTATAACAATAAAGAACTACTTATGAACATCAAAAATAAATACAACAATTTAAAAAATAAAAAATAA
- a CDS encoding oligopeptide permease-like protein, which produces MRLYQNQLKFLKLLLFFLLISCTSLNVEHDQFGKTFRIYQSLNKNAELKGIFNYKTGITKIILYTRFRNHSITEQNPLLLPDGTRIAGNVSYKRDNNHFFGNWINYSSFVLSKSLLEKMIKEEDASYKNKEVKIKIGLEDLSLKKYKILDFLVMVESIENNDYKN; this is translated from the coding sequence ATGAGATTATACCAAAATCAATTAAAATTTTTAAAATTGTTGTTATTTTTTTTATTAATATCTTGCACTTCCTTAAACGTTGAGCACGATCAATTTGGAAAAACGTTTAGAATATACCAAAGTTTGAATAAAAATGCAGAACTTAAAGGTATATTTAATTATAAAACAGGAATAACTAAAATAATCTTATATACAAGGTTTAGAAACCATAGTATAACAGAGCAGAATCCTTTATTGCTACCAGATGGAACCAGAATTGCGGGAAATGTAAGCTACAAAAGAGATAACAATCATTTTTTTGGCAACTGGATTAATTATTCCTCATTTGTTTTATCTAAGTCTCTATTGGAAAAGATGATTAAAGAAGAAGATGCTTCTTATAAGAACAAGGAAGTTAAAATTAAAATTGGATTAGAAGATTTAAGCTTGAAAAAATATAAAATTTTGGATTTTTTAGTAATGGTTGAATCGATTGAAAATAACGATTACAAAAATTAA
- a CDS encoding peptide ABC transporter substrate-binding protein: MRILIKKLKVILFFSLILFISCVNESNGNKLVFKLNIGSEPATLDAQLVNDTVGSGIVSQMFLGILDGDPKTGGYRPGLAKNWDISDDGIVYTFHLRDNLFWSDGVAITAEGIRKSYLRILNKETGSSFVNMIKSVIKNAEEYFDGKVNESELGIKALDEKTLEITLKTPKPYFLDMLVHQTFVPVPVHVIEKHGQEWTDPENMVVSGPFKLKSRVLNEKVVLEKNNKYYNSKDVVLDSIIFFVADNSITAYNMYLNDELDAIFNNVPPDLLKDLKLRDDYYSMGTNSTSFYSLNIKVKPLDNVKVRKALSLAVDRKILTESVLNDSSVPTRRATPNYIDYSYKSNLILFDAQMAKKLLADAGYPNGNNFPLLKVKYNTNDRQRKIAEFIQNQWKKNLNINVQLESEEWSTYINSRVNGNYEIIRAGWSGDYADPMTFLSIFQTENTAFSSYGYSNSEYNELLIKSDNERNILKRQEILKKAEAIIINSDFPAVFLNINSSSYLFRNDKWKGWEPNISERFDLSEIKPIK, translated from the coding sequence ATGAGAATATTGATAAAAAAGTTAAAAGTTATATTATTTTTCAGCTTAATTTTATTTATTTCTTGTGTTAATGAAAGTAATGGAAACAAATTGGTTTTTAAGCTAAATATCGGAAGTGAACCTGCCACTTTAGATGCTCAATTGGTAAACGATACAGTTGGATCAGGGATTGTAAGTCAAATGTTTCTTGGCATTTTAGATGGAGATCCCAAAACTGGAGGATACAGACCGGGACTTGCTAAAAATTGGGATATTTCTGATGACGGAATAGTTTATACGTTTCATTTAAGAGATAATCTTTTTTGGAGTGATGGAGTAGCCATTACTGCCGAGGGAATAAGAAAATCTTATCTTAGAATTTTAAATAAAGAAACGGGATCTTCTTTTGTCAATATGATTAAGTCTGTTATAAAAAACGCAGAGGAATATTTTGATGGCAAAGTAAATGAGTCTGAGCTTGGAATTAAAGCTCTTGATGAAAAAACTTTAGAAATAACGCTAAAAACCCCAAAACCATATTTCCTTGATATGTTAGTGCATCAAACATTTGTTCCTGTGCCAGTACATGTTATAGAAAAGCATGGACAAGAGTGGACAGATCCTGAGAATATGGTTGTTAGTGGGCCTTTCAAATTAAAGTCTAGAGTTTTAAATGAAAAGGTGGTTCTTGAAAAGAATAATAAATATTATAACTCCAAAGATGTTGTTCTTGACAGTATCATATTTTTTGTTGCAGATAATAGTATTACAGCTTACAATATGTATTTAAATGATGAGCTGGATGCAATTTTTAACAACGTTCCACCAGATTTACTTAAGGATCTCAAGCTTAGAGATGATTATTATTCAATGGGGACCAATTCAACCTCTTTTTATTCTTTGAATATAAAAGTAAAACCGCTTGACAATGTTAAAGTTAGAAAGGCACTGTCTCTTGCTGTTGATAGAAAAATTTTAACAGAAAGCGTTCTTAATGATAGTTCTGTTCCTACAAGAAGAGCAACTCCAAATTATATTGATTACTCTTATAAAAGCAATTTAATTTTATTTGATGCTCAAATGGCAAAGAAGCTTTTGGCGGATGCGGGATATCCTAATGGTAACAATTTCCCTTTATTAAAAGTAAAATATAATACGAATGATCGTCAGAGAAAAATTGCTGAATTTATTCAAAATCAGTGGAAGAAAAATTTAAATATTAATGTCCAGCTTGAAAGTGAAGAATGGTCAACGTATATAAATAGCAGGGTAAATGGTAATTATGAAATAATAAGGGCAGGATGGTCAGGAGATTATGCTGATCCTATGACATTTTTAAGCATCTTCCAAACTGAAAACACAGCTTTTTCATCTTATGGATATTCAAATTCTGAATATAATGAACTTTTAATAAAATCAGACAATGAAAGAAACATTTTAAAAAGACAAGAAATTCTAAAAAAAGCAGAAGCAATAATAATAAACAGTGATTTTCCTGCTGTGTTTCTTAATATAAATTCTTCTAGTTATCTTTTTAGAAATGACAAGTGGAAAGGCTGGGAACCAAATATTTCAGAAAGGTTTGATTTATCTGAAATAAAACCAATTAAATAA
- a CDS encoding IMP dehydrogenase — translation MNADYFKVEIDSDSSTTKIVVKVGIPQITTICDVYEICKNTKIYIISDGEIRFSGDVVKAIATGADSISIDNLFVGTKQSPSKKIIYNRKKIQILSWNGLFRGSHNI, via the coding sequence ATAAATGCGGATTATTTTAAAGTCGAAATAGATTCAGATAGCAGCACAACAAAAATCGTTGTGAAAGTTGGAATTCCCCAAATAACAACAATCTGCGATGTTTATGAAATTTGTAAAAATACAAAGATTTACATTATATCAGATGGTGAAATTAGGTTTTCAGGAGATGTAGTTAAAGCCATTGCAACAGGAGCTGATAGCATATCGATAGACAATCTCTTTGTAGGCACAAAACAATCTCCTTCCAAAAAAATAATTTATAATAGAAAAAAAATCCAAATCCTAAGTTGGAATGGGCTATTTAGGGGCAGCCACAATATCTGA
- a CDS encoding Vsp/OspC family lipoprotein, whose protein sequence is MKKNTLSAILMTLFLFISCNNSGKDGNSASNNSADESAKGPNLIEISKKITDSNAVVLAVKEIETLLSSIDELGKKAIGKRINQNNQLIDDADHNGSLLAGAYTISTLITEKLNGLKDLEGLKEKIEKAKDCSGKFTKKLSDSNAELGVANGAVTDDNAKKAILKTNNAKDKGVDELLKLSEAVEGLAKAAKEMLNNAVKELTKPVVTEAPKKP, encoded by the coding sequence ATGAAAAAGAATACATTAAGTGCAATATTGATGACTTTATTTTTATTTATATCTTGTAATAATTCAGGGAAAGATGGCAATTCTGCATCTAATAATTCTGCTGATGAGTCCGCTAAAGGGCCTAATCTTATAGAAATAAGTAAAAAAATTACAGATTCTAATGCAGTTGTACTCGCTGTTAAAGAAATTGAAACATTGCTTTCATCTATAGATGAACTTGGTAAAAAAGCCATCGGTAAAAGAATAAATCAAAATAATCAATTGATTGACGATGCGGATCATAACGGATCATTGTTAGCAGGAGCCTATACAATATCAACTCTAATAACAGAAAAATTAAATGGATTAAAAGACTTAGAAGGCTTAAAGGAAAAAATTGAAAAGGCTAAGGATTGTTCTGGAAAATTCACTAAAAAACTATCAGATAGTAATGCAGAGCTTGGTGTTGCGAATGGGGCTGTTACTGATGATAATGCAAAAAAAGCTATTTTAAAAACAAATAATGCTAAAGATAAGGGTGTTGACGAACTTTTAAAGTTATCTGAAGCAGTAGAAGGTTTGGCAAAAGCAGCTAAAGAGATGCTAAACAATGCTGTTAAAGAGCTTACAAAGCCTGTTGTGACAGAAGCTCCAAAAAAACCTTAA